One segment of Purpureocillium takamizusanense chromosome 7, complete sequence DNA contains the following:
- a CDS encoding Chitin synthase (TransMembrane:6 (o12-40i52-75o95-120i452-469o475-493i500-518o)~COG:M~EggNog:ENOG503NXF1): MALPDGWPVKDVVYTSIVGIVMLMACLEWFLWLAAFMYCLYKVFRKAEHWSIRVLCFVVGLAFALLRFIFLPIMVVTLPLPSQVTKIWPPAVVSFLQWFAFWSFAILLTVPWLFCVYQLVTNQLGRTKRIKRVLDDVTAPKVVIVMPCYREEPDVLVTAINSVVDCDYPPACIHVFLSFDGDQVDELYLTTLERLGVHTTMGKYPRSIDVTYKAARITISRFPHGGKRHCQKSTFKLIDRVYAQYLKRNDNLFILFIDSDCILDKVCLQNFVYDMELSPGNSRDMLAMTGIITSTTRKHSIITLLQDMEYIHGQLFERTVESGCGSVTCLPGALTMLRFSAFRRMAKYYFADKAEQCDDLFDFAKCHLGEDRWLTHLFMIGAKKRHQIQMCTSAFCKTEAVQTYRSLVKQRRRWFLGFITNEVCMLTDWRLWKRYPTLIIVRFMQNTIRTTALLFFIMVLALLTTVVKVENLPVGFIAVSLGLNWLLMLYFGAKLRRFKIWLYPVMFVLNPFFNWYYMVYGIFTAGQRTWGGPRADAAAADTNTTAREAAEQAEAQGDELNVVPESFKPAQEARRAASKRLPSSGSGLGRKVSVVRPPDQVDGKFSARQKMATGVYAYTDESEASTGLMGGASSTQLSYWTSDWRDSLDSLNTTRTDEKVPQVAVPVDRFMGEEDRRKYAIAQQAQLHRHDEDVELGYYSVRELEPERVPLARERRDSSEDEYEDVAKRKQ; this comes from the exons ATGGCGCTCCCCGACGGGTGGCCCGTCAAGGAC GTTGTCTATACGTCCATTGTCGGCATCGTAATGTTGATGGCCTGTCTCGAGTGGTTCCTCTGGCTCGCGGCTTTCATGTATTGTCTGTACAAGGTCTTTCGGAAGGCTGAGCATTGGTCTATACGTGTGCTCTGCTTCGTTGTTGGCCTTGCCTTCGCCTTGCTCCG CTTCATCTTCCTGCCCATCATGGTGGTTaccctgccgctgccgagccaGGTCACCAAGATTTGGccacccgccgtcgtctccttccTGCAATGGTTCGCATTTTGGAGCTTTGCCATTCTCCTGACCGTTCCGTGGCTCTTCTGCGTATACCAGCTCGTGACAAACCAACTCGGCCGCACAAAGCGCATCAAGAGGGTTCTCGACGATGTCACGGCCCCAAAGGTGGTCATCGTTATGCCCTGCTACCGGGAGGAGCCCGATGTCCTGGTGACGGCCATCAACTCCGTCGTCGACTGCGActacccgcccgcctgcatCCACGTCTTCCTCTCcttcgacggcgaccaaGTAGACGAGCTCTACCTCACTACACTAGAGAGGCTCGGCGTGCATACGACCATGGGAAAGTATCCCAGAAGCATCGATGTAACTTACAAGGCTGCGCGCATCACGATATCTCGCTTTCCCCACGGTGGCAAGCGCCATTGCCAAAAGTCGACCTTTAAGCTGATAGACAGGGTGTACGCTCAGTATCTCAAGAGAAATGACAACCTCTTCATTCTCTTCATCGACTCGGACTGCATTCTAGATAAGGTCTGCCTGCAGAACTTTGTTTACGACATGGAACTAAGCCCCGGCAACTCGAGGGATATGCTCGCCATGACGGGCATCAtcacgtcgacgactcgcAAGCATAGCATTATCACGCTACTTCAAGACATGGAATATATACACGGGCAGCTGTTCGAGCGCACCGTCGAATCTGGATGCGGCTCCGTGACGTGCCTGCCCGGGGCGCTGACCATGCTCCGGTTCTCGGCCTTTAGGAGAATGGCCAAGTACTATTTTGCGGACAAGGCTGAGCAGTGCGACGATCTCTTTGACTTCGCCAAGTGCCACCTAGGCGAGGACCGGTGGCTCACGCATCTTTTCATGATTggcgccaagaagcgccATCAGATTCAGATGTGCACGTCGGCCTTTTGCAAGACTGAGGCCGTGCAGACCTATCGCTCTCTGGTTAAGCAACGGCGCCGATGGTTCCTAGGCTTCATCACCAACGAGGTGTGCATGCTCACGGATTGGAGACTGTGGAAGCGATACCCGACATTGATCATCGTCCGCTTCATGCAAAATACGATCCGGACCACCGCCCTCCTATTCTTCATCATGGTGCTGGCCCTACTTACGACGGTGGTCAAGGTGGAAAATCTGCCCGTCGGCTTCATCGCCGTCTCGCTGGGCCTCAACTGGCTCCTCATGCTCTACTTTGGGGCGAAGCTGAGGCGTTTCAAGATCTGGCTGTACCCAGTCATGTTTGTGCTCAACCCGTTCTTCAACTGGTATTACATGGTTTATGGGATATTCACTGCGGGTCAGAGGACCTGGGGTGGGCCGAGggccgatgccgcggcggccgacacTAACACGACGGCGCGTgaggcggccgagcaggCAGAGGCCCAAGGAGACGAGCTCAACGTGGTGCCCGAGTCGTTCAAGCCGGCACAGGaggcgcggagggcggccagcaagcggctgccgtcgtcgggcagcggGCTGGGCCGCAAGGTCAGCGTGGTCAGGCCGCCCGACCAAGTCGATGGCAAGTTCTCGGCCAGACagaagatggcgacgggcgtctACGCGTACACGGACGAGTCAGAGGCGAGCACAGGTctcatgggcggcgcgtcgtcgacacaACTGTCGTATTGGACCAGTGACTGGCGCGACTCTCTCGACAGCCTCAACACGACTCGCACAGACGAAAAGGTTCCACAGGTGGCGGTGCCAGTTGACAGGTTCATGGGAGAGGAGGACCGTCGCAAGTACGCTATCGCTCAGCAGGCGCAGCTCCATCGCCACGACGAAGATGTCGAGTTGGGATACTACTCTGTGCGCGAGTTGGAACCAGAGAGAGTCCCGCTTGCCCGGGAGCGACGAGACTCCTCGGAGGACGAGTACGAAGACGTCGCCAAACGAAAGCAGTAA